The Mytilus trossulus isolate FHL-02 chromosome 3, PNRI_Mtr1.1.1.hap1, whole genome shotgun sequence genome contains a region encoding:
- the LOC134710805 gene encoding tubulin-specific chaperone C-like: MEDKMNEMTDRLSKRENERQSEIQRRNDEKDSSRSVQENVKIFTDTFSKEKEMIESGINNCKPENKLETTTQLDQMSKNVMKLQKYLADSTIFLPKYEIRQAQETIGNLTQQIQEKRDQLVPKKKFAFRSKKKSEQTNTESNVLGDISNGKAASKPASDLQVDLADCKFVDSQDVTLMKTDEEINQKDVSLARLTNCSIKLFGAPSTVHIKNLNNCKVFCGPVSSSIFVSDCKNCLFVIACQQLRTHSTEHSKFYLHVTSRAIIEDCSNVYFAPYNLQYNDLDKHYKESGLDKSKNNWDDVDDFNWLASDAHSPNWSVLAEQDRIDSFKF; the protein is encoded by the coding sequence ATGGAAGACAAAATGAACGAGATGACGGACAGACTGTCTAAGCGTGAGAATGAAAGACAGTCAGAGATTCAGCGCAGAAATGATGAGAAGGATTCTTCCAGGTCTGTtcaagaaaatgtcaaaatattcacAGATACATTTTCAAAAGAGAAAGAAATGATTGAAAGTGGAATAAATAACTGTAAACCTGAAAACAAACTAGAAACTACAACACAGTTAGATCAGATGTCGAAAAATGtcatgaaattacaaaaatatcttgcTGATTCAACAATTTTCTTACCCAAGTATGAAATAAGACAAGCACAAGAAACCATTGGTAATCTCACCCAACAAATTCAGGAGAAGCGTGATCAGCTGGTACCAAAGAAAAAGTTTGCATTTAggtcaaagaaaaaaagtgaACAAACGAATACAGAATCAAATGTGTTAGGTGATATAAGCAACGGTAAAGCAGCTTCCAAACCTGCAAGTGATCTTCAGGTTGATTTAGCGGACTGCAAATTTGTGGATAGTCAGGATGTTACTTTAATGAAGACAGATGAAGAAATAAACCAGAAAGATGTTTCGCTAGCGCGATTAACAAACTGTAGTATTAAACTATTTGGAGCACCATCAActgtacatataaaaaatttgaacaatTGCAAAGTATTTTGTGGTCCGGTCTCAAGCTCAATATTTGTTTCCGATTGTAAAAACTGTTTATTTGTTATAGCATGCCAGCAATTAAGGACACACAGCACAgaacattcaaaattttatcttcATGTTACTAGTAGGGCAATTATTGAAGATTgctcaaatgtttattttgcacCTTACAATCTGCAATATAATGATCTAGATAAACATTATAAAGAATCGGGACTggacaaaagtaaaaataattggGATGATGTTGATGATTTCAATTGGCTGGCAAGTGATGCACATTCACCGAACTGGTCAGTTTTGGCAGAACAAGATCGCATTGAcagttttaagttttaa